The Persephonella sp. IF05-L8 genome contains a region encoding:
- a CDS encoding thermonuclease family protein: MKKKSTLSIIVAVVIAIAGYLIEKKFPDTDKSQKNLSEKSAKLTPGEYIARITKVSDGDTITVNINGQKAKLRLLWIDTPEKSEGYKLLNDADKCNVSKRKMRELGQKATAYAKRNFHVKDQVKVKIEGQGNFKRYLALIWNKKGELYNEEVIKDGYACIYTKKKYPKYLENLLAEAKKKRKGLWKDYYKIMNCLCYETRKK; this comes from the coding sequence ATGAAGAAAAAAAGCACTCTTTCTATAATAGTCGCAGTTGTTATTGCTATTGCAGGCTACTTAATAGAAAAAAAATTTCCAGATACAGACAAATCCCAAAAAAATCTTTCTGAAAAATCAGCAAAATTAACACCCGGTGAATATATTGCACGTATAACAAAAGTATCTGATGGCGATACTATAACTGTCAACATAAATGGTCAAAAAGCAAAGCTAAGACTTTTATGGATAGACACTCCAGAAAAAAGCGAAGGATACAAACTTTTGAATGATGCCGATAAGTGCAATGTTTCCAAACGAAAAATGAGAGAGTTAGGTCAAAAAGCTACAGCTTACGCTAAAAGAAATTTCCATGTAAAAGACCAGGTAAAAGTAAAAATTGAAGGACAAGGGAATTTCAAAAGATATCTGGCTCTTATATGGAATAAAAAGGGAGAACTTTATAACGAAGAAGTAATTAAAGACGGATATGCCTGTATATATACAAAAAAGAAATATCCTAAATATCTGGAAAACTTACTTGCCGAAGCCAAGAAAAAAAGGAAAGGTTTGTGGAAGGATTAT
- a CDS encoding DUF4198 domain-containing protein: MKKVLILLLLLSLKIQAHDLWIEKSENNYILYYGHKLSSHKGEKIIEYNPDNIISVQCINKDGNEIKINLRKEYPLKIKDNCALIYVHISTGYWTKTPYGTVNKPKNQVATPIKSWLSYESVKRINLWNNNLQKPFSQKLDIIPINNPFNVKEGDKLRLLITFKGKPIKNVSVAYDGKFRGLTDKNGRINIRIKHKGLQLIEATLKKKTNSEETDEIIYTTTLNFEVK, translated from the coding sequence GTGAAAAAGGTATTAATTCTTTTGCTATTACTATCTCTAAAGATACAGGCACACGATTTATGGATAGAAAAGTCAGAAAACAATTATATTCTCTATTATGGGCATAAGCTTTCCTCTCACAAAGGGGAAAAAATTATAGAATATAATCCTGACAATATTATATCCGTACAGTGCATAAATAAAGATGGAAATGAAATCAAGATTAACCTTAGAAAAGAATATCCTCTAAAGATAAAAGATAACTGTGCCCTAATATATGTTCATATCTCCACAGGATACTGGACTAAAACACCCTATGGAACTGTAAATAAACCTAAAAATCAGGTAGCAACTCCAATAAAAAGCTGGCTTTCTTATGAAAGTGTAAAAAGAATAAATCTGTGGAATAACAATCTACAAAAACCCTTTTCTCAAAAATTAGATATAATCCCAATTAACAATCCTTTCAATGTAAAGGAAGGAGATAAATTAAGATTACTTATAACATTTAAAGGTAAACCCATAAAAAATGTTTCTGTAGCCTATGATGGAAAGTTCAGAGGATTAACAGATAAAAACGGAAGAATAAACATAAGAATAAAACATAAAGGCTTACAATTAATAGAAGCAACTCTGAAAAAGAAAACAAATTCTGAAGAAACAGATGAAATCATATATACCACCACTTTAAACTTTGAGGTGAAGTAA
- a CDS encoding 4Fe-4S binding protein, translating to MRKFHELTLERDKNDIFRFNSIHETIGNPKFLNFFRSLLLLLVIYAILWGLFSPKNAFTTGLFWGLFWPFFMVITLPFLGNVFCMVCPFGFLSRTITKYGLKKKIPKFLKNPYIGFSLLITFYWIPLYVFPGLFRNSFITALFFLTFFLLAVLVSYVYANGAFCRYFCPIGRVAPAFARVGFMWLSSYNKILCDPKCDKPDCAFSCPYKLSPYKFDKNNSMESCTLCMECAGSCEGVKYSIRKWSHSLFSKMKKPNSWEIWIYIILLAVITITMRFHHGLGHSPIRDELPWINIGKWLETTTGIGKPFDWTGLVALVMAVSITLTLVLGGFYIASRLIKKPFKEVFLNLGYALAPLMIIGSLSHVTHFFFTHYYHEVINGFSQAFFLDIKVEPLASRKDTWLRIFYIFPFIAAFWSGFIMWKRLDFFEIKGSKKLVVYIFSSLIIIFYLGLTIFQLYIRYGGSHH from the coding sequence ATGAGAAAGTTTCATGAACTAACTTTAGAGCGGGATAAAAATGATATTTTTAGGTTCAACTCTATACATGAAACTATTGGAAATCCCAAATTCCTAAACTTTTTTAGAAGTCTTTTATTGCTATTAGTGATATATGCTATATTATGGGGTTTGTTCTCCCCAAAAAATGCCTTCACTACAGGTTTATTCTGGGGCCTTTTCTGGCCCTTCTTTATGGTAATAACTCTGCCATTTTTAGGAAATGTCTTTTGTATGGTATGTCCCTTCGGTTTCTTGTCCAGAACAATAACAAAATATGGACTTAAGAAAAAAATACCTAAATTTTTAAAAAACCCTTACATTGGATTTTCATTACTTATTACTTTCTACTGGATACCTCTGTATGTTTTTCCTGGACTATTCAGGAATTCCTTTATTACAGCCTTATTTTTCTTAACATTTTTCTTACTTGCTGTCTTGGTATCTTATGTTTATGCCAATGGAGCTTTTTGTAGATACTTCTGCCCTATAGGAAGAGTAGCACCTGCCTTTGCCAGAGTAGGATTTATGTGGCTTTCATCTTACAATAAAATCCTCTGTGACCCTAAATGTGATAAACCTGATTGTGCATTTTCCTGCCCATATAAATTAAGCCCCTACAAATTTGATAAAAACAATTCTATGGAAAGCTGTACGCTCTGTATGGAATGTGCAGGAAGTTGCGAAGGGGTTAAATACTCTATAAGAAAATGGTCCCACTCCTTATTCTCAAAAATGAAAAAACCAAACAGCTGGGAAATATGGATTTATATAATTCTTCTTGCCGTTATTACTATAACAATGAGATTTCATCACGGATTGGGACATTCTCCTATAAGAGATGAACTTCCATGGATAAATATAGGAAAATGGCTTGAAACAACAACAGGTATCGGAAAACCTTTTGACTGGACAGGTTTAGTAGCACTTGTAATGGCTGTATCTATTACTCTTACACTGGTATTAGGAGGTTTTTATATTGCTTCCAGACTAATTAAAAAACCTTTCAAAGAAGTATTCCTAAACTTAGGTTATGCTCTTGCACCTCTTATGATAATAGGAAGTTTATCCCATGTAACCCATTTCTTCTTTACCCATTACTACCATGAAGTTATTAACGGATTTTCCCAGGCTTTTTTCCTGGATATAAAAGTTGAACCTCTTGCCAGCCGAAAAGACACTTGGCTCAGAATATTTTATATATTTCCGTTTATAGCAGCATTTTGGAGTGGTTTCATAATGTGGAAGAGGTTAGACTTTTTTGAAATAAAAGGTTCAAAGAAATTAGTGGTATATATATTTTCATCTCTTATAATAATTTTCTATCTGGGTTTAACGATTTTCCAGCTTTATATAAGGTATGGTGGTTCACATCATTAA
- the hypA gene encoding hydrogenase/urease nickel incorporation protein HypA, protein MHEFSVVQSLIEIVERNARQNNATSVSKVVVKIGKLSGIEPHLLKVAFDTFKEKTICNNAELEMIIQDIIAKCEDCKKEFTIENNKFICPFCNSYNLHIIDGEDMYLLSLEMEV, encoded by the coding sequence ATGCACGAGTTTTCTGTAGTCCAAAGTTTAATAGAAATAGTAGAAAGGAACGCAAGACAGAATAATGCAACTTCTGTTTCCAAAGTAGTTGTAAAAATTGGAAAACTATCAGGAATTGAACCTCATCTTTTAAAAGTTGCATTTGATACATTTAAGGAAAAAACAATCTGTAATAACGCAGAGCTTGAAATGATTATTCAGGATATAATAGCAAAATGTGAAGATTGTAAAAAGGAATTTACTATAGAAAACAATAAATTTATATGTCCTTTCTGTAATAGTTATAACTTACATATCATAGATGGGGAGGATATGTATTTACTAAGTCTGGAAATGGAAGTATGA
- a CDS encoding transporter — MKRQISLLFFFLLLLFLPKNSNAHHGVASLGAAGLEGPGSPLETSSSLTLPEDKFLGYLKLDYAKFKKYTPQRDDETESYTFWMYGLGYGVKSYLSLYLFVPYYIKKLEDNSFNTSGFADISLMAVLGFKYDDGFLLIPETESLDDLMDWHFTIYGGFTVPTGDPNIRDVNGNIDPGMSLGFGKPTITLGYTATKQFTENLTFIFDTNYLKFFEYTYDDGTKYKFGDEFRINTALTYRILTLEKKQFRLDTDFEINYLNLGRDKENGVGLKGTGGKIIYTLYGIRAYYRTISVGFGVKIPSWTDLNEENLQQGAEGKEKYRIIFTFSTLF; from the coding sequence TTGAAAAGGCAGATTAGTTTATTATTTTTCTTCCTACTTCTACTTTTTTTACCTAAAAACTCAAATGCCCATCATGGTGTTGCATCCTTAGGAGCTGCTGGTCTTGAAGGTCCCGGTTCACCTCTTGAAACATCTTCCTCTTTAACTTTACCAGAGGATAAATTCTTAGGATATCTGAAGTTAGATTACGCAAAATTTAAAAAATACACTCCCCAAAGAGATGACGAAACAGAAAGTTATACCTTCTGGATGTATGGACTGGGATATGGAGTAAAATCTTACCTTTCTTTATATCTTTTCGTTCCTTACTACATAAAAAAGCTTGAGGACAATTCTTTTAACACAAGTGGCTTTGCAGATATCTCCCTGATGGCTGTTTTAGGCTTCAAATATGATGATGGCTTTCTGCTCATACCAGAAACAGAAAGTCTTGATGACCTGATGGACTGGCATTTCACAATTTATGGAGGCTTTACCGTCCCCACCGGCGACCCGAATATTAGAGATGTGAATGGCAATATAGACCCTGGCATGTCTCTGGGTTTTGGAAAACCCACCATAACATTAGGATACACCGCAACTAAACAGTTTACAGAAAATTTAACATTTATATTTGACACAAATTACCTTAAATTCTTTGAATACACATATGACGACGGAACAAAGTACAAATTTGGCGATGAATTTAGGATAAACACTGCTCTAACATATCGTATTTTAACTTTAGAGAAAAAACAATTTAGGTTAGATACTGATTTTGAAATCAATTACTTAAATCTTGGAAGAGATAAAGAAAATGGAGTAGGACTAAAAGGAACAGGAGGAAAAATAATATATACCCTCTACGGAATTAGAGCCTACTATAGAACTATAAGTGTAGGTTTTGGTGTTAAAATACCATCATGGACAGACCTAAACGAAGAAAATTTACAACAAGGAGCCGAAGGAAAGGAAAAGTACAGAATTATATTTACCTTTTCAACATTATTTTAA